A single Macrobrachium nipponense isolate FS-2020 chromosome 5, ASM1510439v2, whole genome shotgun sequence DNA region contains:
- the LOC135215868 gene encoding kinesin-related protein 4-like encodes MLVLALAPCELCLKVFGLNLLVFVLALVPCEVYYLIVQELLNIIRCQGPTTGHSLESLHHTVVAESWSPAVVETRPDSGSIETPASAGAVPWMALMAGALALLLAVYWKPKLFGCDDLDREEEDLEVPTMDLTLKTEDLECSEEEEEEEEVEDLDNSDDEIDDMDVEEEEEEEEVIDFDSSDDEIDDENVEEEEEENGKFDNYDEDEEEEEVEELDNSDDDDDDDDNDEKEEEEEGELDSSDEDEKVSGTEDLDTTEEEEENELERQLNDAKKDIVRLQNQILEKDLLIENKAAEETEMKRKIEVLNIEKEQVQYEKQELEKDCVLALALVDIMENVNDELMAQMTSLENELEHKDHMLMKRDVEERELRSVFEQTIVEKDREQESTLEKANEERLRLTILENQILDMKEAYLHLQQQLELTEVQKSRFEELATCYKGRLETADRNVAQLEDVNYELEKNLENETQTNLGLQNEVLILNDRVQSLQSALRHKESQLVSATETLNTERVKNEITGAELEVMRNWVSELGGENAKITKELGEAILAITSLKKQLGEELEKAQILRNEVQAMRNWVTELGGQNTRIKEDLEDKCLDITLLSKELGDEQKQTQILRDEVQVMRNWVSELGGENATVKEALEEVLLEVTTLKNSLANEERNALHHKSEMETLLKEERKRGNEMETSLRIVKVELHSKQQQIENFVSAEQNLIREKQELEEKLEAALNRGKELERESSEMRLHYQEKLRDKDNEKDKLKEREEQLQKNLDSAMYQQQNLESSLKLAERDICSLKKAENTNLQELEHLREECERLREKCRMQDETIIKERKGVREHLKMQEEELRNHDKYMLMALLHGTAQRNFYLEHIALDQKNKDLDNETLKNSKEENKSLDQEEDIQQQLQKVEADQYREYCNAQREKKDYGKQWEVLAQMVEDLIEGDDRKNC; translated from the coding sequence ATGCTTGTACTCGCGCTTGCCCCTTGTGAATTATGCTTGAAAGTATTCGGACTGAATCTGCTCGTATTCGTACTCGCACTCGTCCCTTGCGAAGTGTACTATTTGATCGTGCAGGAATTACTCAACATAATTCGATGCCAAGGACCCACTACTGGACACTCACTGGAATCTCTTCACCACACCGTCGTCGCCGAGTCTTGGAGCCCAGCGGTCGTGGAAACGCGACCGGACAGCGGAAGCATTGAGACGCCAGCCTCTGCCGGTGCCGTCCCCTGGATGGCTTTGATGGCAGGGGCTCTGGCGCTGCTCTTGGCTGTTTACTGGAAGCCTAAACTCTTTGGATGCGATGACCTTGATCGTGAGGAAGAGGACCTGGAAGTGCCCACTATGGATTTAACTCTGAAAACCGAGGATCTGGAAtgttctgaggaggaggaggaggaggaggaggtagaagacCTTGACAACTCTGACGATGAGATCGACGATATGgacgtagaggaggaggaggaggaggaggaggtaatagACTTTGACAGCTCTGACGATGAGATCGACGATGAGaacgtagaggaggaggaggaggagaacggaAAATTCGACAACTatgatgaagatgaggaggaggaggaggtggaagaactTGATaactctgatgatgatgatgatgatgatgataacgatgagaaagaggaggaggaggagggagaactGGACAGCTCGGATGAAGATGAAAAAGTTTCTGGAACAGAAGATCTTGACACCaccgaggaagaggaggagaatgaACTGGAACGCCAGCTGAACGATGCGAAGAAAGACATCGTGAGGCTTCAGAACCAAATTTTGGAAAAGGATCTTCTGATCGAAAACAAAGCAGCTGAGGAAAccgaaatgaagagaaaaatcgAAGTTCTAAACATCGAAAAGGAACAAGTACAGTATGAAAAGCAAGAGCTTGAAAAGGATTGTGTACTGGCTTTAGCCCTAGTCGACATCATGGAAAACGTGAATGACGAATTGATGGCTCAAATGACGTCTTTGGAAAATGAACTGGAGCATAAAGATCACATGTTGATGAAGAGAGACGTTGAAGAAAGAGAACTTCGAAGTGTTTTCGAGCAAACAATCGTTGAGAAAGACAGGGAACAGGAGAGCACTTTGGAGAAAGCAAATGAAGAGCGCCTCAGACTCACAATACTAGAAAATCAGATTTTGGACATGAAAGAGGCCTACTTACATCTCCAGCAACAACTAGAGCTCACTGAGGTTCAAAAGTCGAGGTTTGAGGAGCTGGCTACTTGCTACAAAGGTCGACTTGAAACGGCCGACAGAAACGTAGCTCAGCTTGAAGACGTAAATTATGAGCTCGAGAAGAACCTGGAAAATGAGACCCAGACCAATCTCGGCCTTCAGAATGAGGTCCTGATACTAAATGACCGAGTTCAGTCGCTACAATCAGCGTTGCGCCATAAAGAATCTCAACTGGTCTCAGCAACAGAAACTCTAAATACTGAAAGAGTGAAAAATGAGATCACTGGTGCAGAACTTGAAGTCATGAGGAATTGGGTATCAGAATTAGGAGGTGAGAATGCCAAGATTACGAAAGAATTAGGAGAGGCAATCTTGGCAATTACTTCCCTGAAGAAGCAGTTAGGAGAAGAACTGGAGAAGGCCCAAATCCTGAGGAATGAAGTCCAGGCTATGAGGAACTGGGTAACTGAATTAGGAGGACAAAATACCAGGATTAAAGAAGATTTAGAAGATAAGTGCCTGGACATTACTTTACTCTCGAAAGAATTAGGAGATGAACAAAAGCAGACCCAAATTCTGAGGGATGAAGTCCAGGTGATGAGGAACTGGGTCTCCGAACTAGGAGGAGAAAACGCCACGGTCAAGGAAGCCTTAGAAGAAGTGCTCCTGGAAGTGACCACACTCAAGAACTCTTTAGCAAACGAGGAAAGGAATGCTCTCCATCACAAGAGCGAAATGGAGACCCTattgaaagaagaaaggaaaagaggcAATGAGATGGAGACATCCCTGAGAATTGTAAAAGTTGAGCTCCACAGCAAGCAGCAACAGATAGAGAATTTTGTAAGTGCAGAACAAAATTTGATACGTGAAAAACAGGAACTGGAAGAGAAACTAGAAGCTGCTCTCAATCGTGGAAAggagctcgagagagagagcagtgaaatGAGACTGCATTATCAGGAGAAGCTCAGGGATAAGGACAATGAAAAAGACAAGCTAAAAGAACGGGAGGAACAGCTGCAAAAGAACTTGGATAGTGCCATGTACCAACAACAGAACTTGGAGTCTTCTTTAAAGCTTGCAGAAAGAGATATCTGCTCTTTGAAGAAGGCAGAAAACACAAACCTCCAAGAACTGGAACACCTTAGGGAAGAATgtgaaagattaagagaaaaatGCAGGATGCAAGATGAAACTATAATTAAAGAACGAAAAGGCGTCAGGGAGCACCTAAAGATGCAGGAGGAAGAGCTGAGAAATCATGATAAGTACATGTTAATGGCACTCCTCCATGGTACTGCTCAGAGAAACTTCTATTTGGAACACATTGCACTGGACCAAAAAAACAAAGACCTGGACAATGAAACCCTGAAAAACAGTAAAGAAGAAAACAAGAGCCTGGATCAAGAAGAGGACATACAACAACAACTTCA